The following coding sequences lie in one Candidatus Neptunochlamydia sp. REUL1 genomic window:
- the rpsU gene encoding 30S ribosomal protein S21 — protein sequence MPNVKVRTGESIDKALRALKKKLDKEGIMKAAKAHRFYDKPSVRKRAKSKAALKYKMKKGR from the coding sequence ATGCCGAATGTTAAGGTTCGTACTGGCGAGTCAATCGACAAAGCCCTACGAGCACTCAAGAAAAAGCTCGATAAAGAAGGAATTATGAAAGCCGCAAAAGCGCACCGCTTTTATGATAAACCTTCAGTCAGAAAACGAGCGAAATCTAAGGCAGCTCTAAAGTACAAAATGAAAAAAGGACGTTAG